The DNA window TGACCCACCAGGCCAGCACCAGCGCGCCATGCACCGCCAGCACCAGCACAGCCACGGCCAGCGCGAAGGCCAGCAGCAGGCGGCGTGTTTCGCTGCGGGCGCTGTGCTGTTGGTCCCAGAACTTCATGGACGGGATGGATGCTGGGAGGCAAGGTCGTTCATTTCGCTTCCAAATTATTCGTGTCTAGGCGCAAAGCCGCAGGCAGTGCTGCAGCACGACAAGGCCAAGCAACAACGACACGGGTGATTTGGAAATGAAATCAGAACTTCACCTGGGGGGCGCTGCGCTCTTCCTCGCTGCGGGTGGATTCGAGCATGGAAGCGGGCGCAAAACCCGCCAGCCGCGCAACAATGAGCGCGGGGAACTGCTGGGCGGCGTTGTTGAAGTCCAGCACCTGGTCGTTGAACGCCTGGCGGGCGAAACCCACGCGGTTTTCGGTGCTGGCCAGCTCTTCGCTGAGTGACTGCATGGTGGCATCGGCCTTGAGATCCGGGTAGCGCTCGGACACCACCATCAGCCGCCCCAGGCTGGCGCCCAAGGCGTTTTCGGCCACGGCCAGCGCGCCCACCGCACCGGCGTTGGTGGGCGCCACGCGGGCTGCGGCGGCCGCGCCCTGCGCCTGGCCCCGGGCCTGGATGACGGCTTCGAGCGTGGAGGCCTCGTGCTGCAGGTAACCGCGCGCCACTTCCACCAGGTTGGGAATCAGGTCGTAACGGCGCTTGAGCTGCACATCGATCTGGCCAAAGGCGTTGGCGATGCGGTTGCGCAATTCCACCAGCCGGTTGTAGGCCGAGACAGCCCACAGCGCCACAACGACCACCAGACCCAGCACGATCCACGCAGCGACAGACATGCTCCACCTCCTTGAATTTTTTGGTGCCCTATCTTAGAACCTGTTCGCTTCGGCAGAAAAATTTGATAGTTTTTTGCCTCTGGCGGCCTACCATCAAGCGCCAATAGCTACATTAACAATAGCAATCAACCGCTTCGGCGTCAGAGGCCCTTGTTGCGCATCCAGTCAGCAGTCTTGAAAAAACTCTCGCGCAGGCGCTGGCGCAGGGCTTCGGGGGTGGCGCATTCACCCATGGCCTGGTCCATGCAGGCCACCCACTGGTCGCGCTCCTTCACGCCAATGGCAAACGGTAGGTGCCTTGCACGCAGGCGCGGGTGGCCAAAGCGCTCCTGGTAGTGGTCGGGCCCGCCCAGCCAGCCGCACAGAAACCAGAACAGCTTGTCGCGCGCATCATCGAGCGTGCTGCCGTGGGTGGCGCGCAGTTCGGCGTAGCCGGGCTCCAGGTCCATCAGATCGTAGAAGCGATCGACCACGGCACGCACGGGGGCCTCGCCACCAATGCGCTCGAACGGTGTGGATTCAGAAACAACGTCTTCAGAATTCATATCAAAACAGGCTCTAGCCCAATACCATCAAGCGCCAGAAGCTATAAAAACAATACCAATCACTCGGCCGCGCGGCGCAGGGTGTCCATCACGGGGCGCTGCAGCACTTCGCGCAACCCCCACCAGCCCGCGAGCAGGGCCAACACGGCACCGGCCAGGCCACCGGCCAAAGGCACCAGCGGCGAAGCGGTCCAGGTGAATTCGAACACGAAGCGCGCCAGCGCCCAGCCGACGACCACCGCCACGCCACTGGCCAGCACACCGGCCAGCAGGCCCACGCCCGCCAGTTCGGCGCGTTGCACGTCGCGCAACAGGCTGGCGCGCGCGCCCAGGGCCCGCATGATGGCGTACTCGCGCGCCCGCTCTTCGCGTGTAGCCGTCACCGCAGCAAACAGCACCACCAGACCAGCAGCCAGGGTGAAGCCGAACAAAAATTCCACTGCACGCACCACCTGGTCCAGCACGCGCTGCACCTGTGCCAGCGTGGCCGCCATGTCCACGTTGGTGACGTTGGGGTACTGGCGCACCAGGGCGTTGTCAAAACCCGCCGTCGTCGGAGCGCGATACGCGGCAAGGTAGGTCACTGCCACGTTTTCCAAGTGGTCCACCGGGAACATGACGAAGAAGTTGGCGTGCATCGAGCCCCAGTCCACCTTGCGCAGCGAGGTGATGCGCACCTCGTGCAGCACGCCCGCCATGTCAAAGCGCAGGGTATCGCCCAGCTTGAGGCCCAGGGTTTTGGCCAGGCCCTCCTCCACACTCGCGGCACCTTGTTCGCCCGGCGTCCAGCGGCCGGCGATCACTTCGTTGTGCGGGGGCTGCTCGGCGGCGTTCGACAGATTGAATTCCCGCTCGACCAGGCGCTGGGCACGGTCTTCGGTATAGCTTTCGGGCCCGATGGACTGGCCGTTGACCGCCACCAGACGGCCGCGAATCATGGGATACCAGTCGTACCGGCGCACGCCCGCTTCCTGCAGGGTTTGCTGAAAGGCGCGCTCCTGGTCGGGCTGGATGTTGATGACGAAGCGATTGGGTGCATCGGGCGGTGTGGCCTGGCGCCAGCTGTCGATCAGGTCGGTGCGCAGCAGCACCAGCAGCACCAGCGCCAGCAGGCCCACAGCCAGGCTGCTGACCTGCACCACCGCATAGGCCGGGCGGGCGGAGATCTGCCGCGTGGCCAAAACCAGCCAGCGCGGCGCCGTGGCCTCGTTCACGCTGCGGCGCAGCAGCAGCACGGCCAGCCAGCTCAGCAGGGCAAACACCGCCACCGCCACGGCAAAGCCCCCCACGGCGATCAGACCCAGCCGGATGTCACTGCTGACCACCAGCAACAGCGCGGCAAAACCGGCCACCCCCAGGCCCAGCACCACCAGCGATGCGGGGCGCAGCGCGCCCATGTCGCGCCGGATCACGCGCAGCGGTGGCACCTGGGCCAGCTGCAGCACGGGCGGCAGGCCAAAGGCCAGCAGCAGCGTCAGGCCCACGCCCAAACCCAGCGCAGCAGGCCAGGCGCTGGCCGACGGCAGGGCCGATTCGACCAGCCCCGCCAGCAGCAGCACAAACACATGGTGCACGGCAAAGCCCAGCAGCACGCCCAGCACGCTGGCCGCCAGGCCCACCAGAATGAATTCGATGGCGTAGCTCCAGGCGATGATGCGCTGGCTTTGCCCCAGCACGCGCAGCATGGCCGAGGCGTCAAGATGGCCCGCCGCAAACCCCCGCGCGGCCAGCGCCACGGCCACGGCCGACAGCAGCGCGGCCAGCAGGGCCACCAGGCTGAGGAATTTCTGGGCGCGGTCCAGCGTCTGTTTCATCTCGGGGCGGCCCGACTCCAGGGATTCGAGGCGTACGCCGTGCACGCCGGGTTGGGTGACTTCTTTTTCCGCCCACTGCATGAACGCACGCACAGGCCCTGGCTCGCCAGCCACTGCGAAGCGGTAGGTGAGGCGGCTTGCGGGCTGCACCAGGCCGGTGGCAGGCACATCGGCTTCGTTCACCATGACGCGCGGCGCAAAGGACATGAAGCCGGCGCCCCGATCGGGCTCGATCACGATGATGCGCGCAATGCGCAATTGCGCATCGCCCAGCAGCAGGGCATCGCCCACCGCCAGACCGAGTGCGTCGAGCAACGGCGCATCCACCCACACCTCGCCCGGCGCAGGAATGTCGCGCGTGACCTGCTCTGGGCCACCGGGCGCCAGGGCCACGGTCAGGCTGCCGCGCAGCGGGTAACCGCTCTGCACGCTCTTGAAAGCCACCAGGCGGCTGGCGCCACCCTGGGCGTCGCCAGCGCGCCCCATGGTGGGGAAACCCATGGTGGTTACCGTCTGCAAGCCCAGGGCCCGGGCGCGCTGCACAAAGGCCTCGGGCGTGGGGTTGTCACTGGCCACCACGGCATCGCCGCCCAGGATCTGCAAGGCATCACGCTGCAGCCCGCCCTGCAGCCGGTCGGCAAAAAAGGCCACCGAGGTCAACGCAGCCACGGCCAGCGTCACGGCCACGGCCAAAAGGCGCAATTCACCCGCGCGCAGATCGCGCAGCAGCGTGCGCCAGCCCAGTTGGACAGTCATCAGATTCATAGGGCGCTTACCTTAGCGCAAATACCCCCGCACGGTGACGGCGCGGGGCTTTGCGTGCCTAGGCAACAGGCGCGGGCCTGGAGCCCGCTTTTACTCCCAGCGCATGGCGGCAATGTCGTGGGCAAAGATCGGGTAGTTCATCCACACGCCCTTGAGACCCTTGCGCACCACGGTGCTGACCTGGGGCGCAAAGATCCAGGCATTTACGGCGTCCATTGCCAGGTAGCGCTGGATTTCCACAAAGAGGATCTGGCGCTCGCGGGCATTGACGCTGGCGGCGTGGCGTTCAACCAAGTCCCGGAAAGGCTGGCTGTCGTAGCCAAAGTAGTACGCCGGGTCGGTATAGATCTGGTAGTCCAGCGGCTCGACATGGTTGATGAGCGTCATGTCGAACTGGCCCTTGAAGGCGCCTGCCAGCCACTGCGGCCACTCCACCTGCTCTTGCTTGAGCACGATACCTACCTTGGCCAGGCTGGCCGCCAGCACCGGTCCGCCCGCACGGGCGTAGGGTGTGGGCGGCAGGGTCAACGTCATTTTCAAGGGGGTCTGGACACCCGCTTCTTTCATTAAAGCCCGGCTACGGCTGGGATCGTAGGGGTACATGCCTGCCAAGTGCACATAGCCGGCATCGGTCGGCGAAAAATGGCTGCCAATGGCCTTGCCTCGCCCGTCGAGCACCGCACGGATGAATGACTCGCGGTCGATGGCGTGGCTGATGGCGCGGCGCACGCGCACATCGCCCAGGGGTTTGCGCCGGTGGTTCAGGGCCAGCATGCCTTTACCGCTGGATGCCCCGATCAGCACCTGGTAGTGCTTGTACACCTCCAGGCGGCCAACGTTTTGCGTGGCAAAGTTGAACAGCACATCCACTTCGCCCGACTGGACCATGCCCACTTGGTCATCCGGGCCGTTGACGAAACGGAACACCGCTTTTTCGACCCGCACCTGCGCTGCACGGCGGTACGCCTCGTGTTTGGTCAGGGTGATGCTGCTGCCCTTGTCCCAATGTTCCAGCCGGTAAGGCCCCGTTCCCACGGGGTGGCGCGCCGCCTGCGCGGCACTGGCCGGGTGCAGGATGACGGCGGTGCTCTCGCCCAGGCGGAACAGCGTATTGCCATCGGCGCGGTGCAATTGCAGCACCACGGTGAGCGGATCAGGCGCGGTGACGCTGGCCATATTGTCGAACAGGGCCTTGCGCGCCTTGTTGCGAGAATCCGGCGCCTTGGCACGCTCAAAGGTGAACAGCACGGCGGCGGCATCAAAGGCAGCACCGTCATGGAAACGCACACCCGGCTGCAAGTGGAAAGTGTAGGTTTTACCGTCGGCGGACATCTCCCACGCCTGCGCCAGCAGGGGCGATGTGGCGCCACTTTCCTCGATCCGGGTCAGACCTTCGAGCACGTTGTAGTGCACCACCTCGCCAATGGAAGCGGCGGCTGCGCTGGTGGGGTCCAGGCCGTCAGGCTCCAGCGAGATGTTGATGACCAGAGCACGCGGCGCAGATTGGGCCAGCGCTTGCCCGCTGGCACCGGCCAGGGCCAATCCGGCCATGGAGGCCCCTGCACAAGCCAGGGTTCGCCGTGTGAGCTGCACTGGGTCTCCGTTCGTGTCAAGCAATAAAATTCCGCGTGAAAGGCGCCAGGGCAGCCCCACGAGAGAGAAACAAAGTGTGACATAGTATCCTGACGCGATTCAAACACCCACGGCAGGACTTGCCTGCCACCCCATTCGCTCTTTTGAATCCTGCCTTGCGTCACCGGTAGCCATGCCCTCATCCCACGCCCAGACCCCACGCACTGCCGGACGGCGGTTGTGGACGGCCGCACCGCTGGGGGTGTCCTCGGCCCTGCTGGCCTTTCTGGCACTGGGTTTGATTCTGTGGGGCGCGAACGTCCTCTACCAGGAGCGCGAGCAACGCCAGCGCCACCAGATCGAACGCGAACTGCAGGCCATCAGCCAGTTGCAGGCCCGCAGCGTGGCCGACTGGCGCGACCGGAGAATGTCCGACGCCATGGCGCTGAGCGATGACAGCCTGTTGGCCCACGCGGTCGCAGCTTGGTTGGCATCGCCAGGAAGCGCACCGAGCGCAGACATCGTGGCCCGTCTGCGCATTTTGCAGGAGCGCGCCCGCTATACCGCCGTGTACCTGGTGGACACGCAAGGCATGCTGCGGCTCACACCAGCCGACAGCGTGCAGGGCCGCCTGCCCGACCCCGAGTTGCTGGCGCTGCACAGCGCCTTGGCACAGGCCCAACCAGTCATGCTGGAGCCGCGCCAGAGCAATTTTTTTGCTTTCCCTTTTTCCGGTTTGATGGTCCCCATTTTCGACGGCATCGAGCCCTTGGGCGCCATCTGGCTGGTGAGCGATGTCCGCACCTCGCTCTACCCACTGCTGGAACTCTGGCCCACGCCAAGCAGGTCAGCAGAGTCCGCCATCGTGCAGCGCGACGGCAACGAGGTGCGTTTTGTCAGCCCACTGCGGCACTACAACAACGCGCCGCAATCCCTGCGCCTTCCGATCTCGCACAGTGAAGATCCGGCGGTACAAGCGGTCACCGGGGTACGCGGCATCATCTATGGACGTGACTACCGGGGCGAGGAGGTGCTAGCAATGGTGAGCGCTGTCCCCGACTCACCGTGGTTCATGGTGTCAAAGATTGATGTCGCCGAAGCCTTTACGGACATGCGCGTGCGCGAATGGCTGGCTTTGAGCCTCCCCATCAGCCTGGGGCTGCTGATCGCAGGATCGTTTGCCGTATTCTGGCAACGGCGCGCCTGGCAACGCGAGCGCGCTCTCAAGACGGATCTGCAGCGCAATATGCGCTGGCTGGAAAGTGCGCAAAAAGCAGCCGAGGTCGGCTACTTCTCCTACGATGCAACCCAACACTCCTTTTTCATGTCGGGCATGGCCTGCACCATCTTTGGGCTGTCGCTGGGCAGCGCCATGTCACGGCGCCAGTGGATCGGCCTGATACACCCCGATGATCGCAAAAAGACGCTGGAAGAGCATGCCCGCGCCATGACCGAACGCACCGGCCTGCGCACCCAGTACCGCATCCGCCGGGCCAGCGACCGGCATGTCCGATGGGTCCAGGTCTGGGCTGAATATGAAAGCGATGCTGGCCAGAAGCCTGTCGCACGCATGACCGGTACCGTACAGGACGTCACCGAGCGCAGGCAGGGGGAGGAAAAACTCGCCACCTACCGCGCGGCCCTGGAGGCCCAGGTACGTCAAGACCCGCTCACCCATATCGCCAACCGGCTGGCGCTGGACGAAGCCGTGGCAATGGAATGGAATCGCGCCTTGCGCAGTGGGGCACCGCTGTCCCTGTTGATGATCGACGTGGACCATTTCAAGGCCTACAACGACCATTACGGCCATGTGGCGGGCGACCTGTGTCTGCAGCGGGTGGCGCAGGCGTTGTCACAGTCCATCGGCCGCGTGGGGGATCTGGTGGCACGTTATGGCGGTGAGGAGTTTGCCGTGCTGCTGCCTGACACCGATGGCACCCAGGCCACCGCTATCGGCCAACGCCTGTGCGATGCCGTGCGGGCCATGAACATCGAGCACCTTGCCGCGCAGGGGCGGCCGCAGGTCACCGTCAGCATCGGTTCGGCCAGCGCCCTACCCGCCTTCACCGCTGTGCCGGGCATGCCGCACACCAGCCATCCGGCATCGGCCCGCGATGCTGCGCGGCACCTGTTCGAGCAGGCCGACGCGGCTCTTTACCGCGCCAAGCAGTCGGGGCGCGACCAAGTCGCCTCGTTCGAACCCAACGGCCTGCAGGCGCCCGCGCCCGCGCCCGGTTGAGGCACGGGGTCGGGTCAGGTACTTTTGCTGACCGAGATGGTGGGAAACTTCGACGAAAAATCCTTGGACTGCTGCGCGATTTTTGCCGCTACGCCGCGCGCCACCTGGCCGTAAATTTGCGCAATCTCGCCTGCAGGATCGGCCACCACGGTGGGCTGGCCGCTGTCTGCCTGCAGACGGATCTTGATATCCAGCGGCAGCGCGCCCAGGTAGTCCATGCCGTAGTCCTGCGCCATCCGGCGCCCGCCGCCTTCACCAAAAATATGTTCAGCGTGGCCACAGTTCGAGCACACATGCACCGCCATGTTTTCGACGATGCCCAGGATGGGAACGCCCACCTTCTCGAACATCTTGATGCCTTTCTTCGCATCAAGCAGGGCGATGTCCTGCGGCGTGGTCACGATAACGGCGCCGGTGATGGGCACGCGCTGGCTCAGCGTGAGCTGGATGTCGCCGGTGCCGGGCGGCATGTCCACGATGAGATAGTCCAGATCTTTCCAGTTCGTCTGGCGCAGCAATTGTTCAAGCGCCTGCGTGGCCATGGGGCCGCGCCAGATCATTGCCTGGTCCTGGTCGACCAAGAAGCCGATGGACATGACCTGCACGCCGTGGTTCACAAGCGGCTCCATGGTCTTGCCGTCCAGGCTTTCGGGCTTGCGGTCAATGCCCATCATCATGGGCTGGCTGGGGCCGTAAATGTCGGCATCCAGCAGGCCCACGCGCGCACCCTCGGCCGCCAGCGCCAGCGCCAGGTTGGCTGCCGTGGTGCTTTTGCCCACGCCGCCCTTGCCCGAGGCCACGGCCACAATGTTCTTCACACCGGGCAGCAACTGCACGCCGCGCTGCACGGCATGGGCCACCACTTTGGTGGTGAGGTTCACGCGCACGCTCTGCACACCAGGCACGCTGCGGGCCGCCGCCTCCAGGCGCTCGCGCAAGGCGGGCTCCTGGCTTCTGGCCGGGTACCCCAGCTCCACGTCAAAAACCACAGCAGCGTTGTCGATCTGCAGGTTGCGCAGTGCCCGGGTGCTGACAAAATCCTGGCCGGTAAGCGGATCCAGCACGGTGCTAAGGGCCGCCATGAGGCTTTGTTCGGTGATAGCCATTCCAATCTCTCCTGTGGGGAGTGGTGAGTCTATCGAAGCGCCCAGACCCCACTGACTGCAGGACAATGCCACCCGCCACCAAGGAGTCACGTGAAATTCAAAATGTCCCCCAACTCGCTGTTTGCTGTCCTGCTGCGCTCGCCGTGGTGGGTCAGCTTTGCCCTGATGGGATTGTTCTCGCTGGCCGCGGTTGCACTGCTGCCGCGCGACTACGCTCTGGCCGGGGTGCTGGGCACGTTTCCTTTTTTTGCCGTGGGCTGCGTCGCCGCGTGGCGCCAGTGGCATGCTCCCAGCGCCGCACGCATCAACGCCCAACACGCACAATTGCAGGCCATGCCCTGGCGCACGCTGGCCGAGGCACTGGAGGCCGCCTGGGTTGCACAGGGCTACCAGGTGGTGCGCCTGCCCTCCGGTGGCGCGGCGGATTTCGCACTGACGCGGAACGGGCAAACCCAGCTGGCCAGCGCACGGCGCTGGAAGGCGGCCCACCATGGCGTGGAGCCGCTGCGTGAACTGCACGCTGCCTTGCAGCAACGTGATTCCACAACGGGGCTGTACCTGCTGGGCCAGGGCCAGTTGAGCGAGAACGCACGCCTGTTTGCACGTGACCATGGCCTGGCCATCGTGCAAGGCGATGCGCTGGCGCAACTGCTGTTGCACTGACCCGCTCCTTTGCGGGTTTTCCCAAGGCTGTAGCGCACTGATGCGGCTGCACACTTGCAGGCATGCCCCAGCCTGAAGCACCGCCTTCCACCACACCCCGCACCGGCCTGCTGCTGACCGGCGGCGGCGCACGAGCGGCCTACCAGGTCGGTGTGCTCGAAGCCATTGCAGACCTGCGCCTGGCCTGCGGTGCGGGCAAGGAGCCCAACCCCTTTCCCATCATCACCGGCACCTCGGCGGGCGCCATCAACGCTGCGGCGCTGGCCTGCGGTGCCGACCAGTTCGACCGGGTCGTGCGGCGCATCGTGCGGGTGTGGAGCAACTTTCATGCGCAGCAGGTGTACCGCGCCGACTCCCTCAGCGTGGCGCGCAGCGGTGCGCGCTGGCTCACACTGCTGTCGCTGGGCTGGGTGCTGGCGAAATGGCGCCGCATGCGGCCGCGCTCGCTGCTGGACAACGCACCGCTGGCCAAGCTACTGATCAAGATGGTGCCGCTGGTGCGTTTGCCGCGCCTGATACGCCAAGGCCATCTGCAGGCGCTGGCGGTCACGGCCTCGAGCTATAGCACGGGCGACCATGTGACTTTTTTTGAAGCGGGCGAGCGGCTGGACCCCTGGGTGCGCTCGCAGCGCCGCGCCGTGCGCGACCGCATTACGCACGAGCATCTGCTGGCCTCGTCTGCCATTCCGTTCGTCTTTCCGGCCACGGCGATCGACGTCGAAGACCGCACCGAATATTTTGGCGATGGTTCCATGCGCCAGTCCGCACCTATCGCAGCGGCCATCCACCTGGGCGCCGAGCGCATTCTGGTGGTGGGCGCGGGTCGCATGCACGAGCCCAAAACCGAGGGCGCGCCCCTGCTGTCCAATGGTTACCCTTCGCTGGCACAAATCGCGGGGCATGCGCTGTCCAACATCTTTCTGGATGCGCTGTCGGTCGATGTCGAGCGCATGCAGCGCATCAACCAGACCATTGCACTCATCCCGCCCGAGGCACGCAACAACAGCGCGCTGCGGCCCATCGAGCTGCTGGTGATCGCACCGTCCCAGCGTCTGGATGCCGTGGCCGCGCGCCACGTGGCCGACCTGCCCGCGCCGGTGCGCACCATGCTGGGCGCCCTGGGCGTTACCGCCAACATGCAGGATGTGCGCGGCGCCGCGCTGGCCAGCTACCTGCTGTTTGAGCAAGGCTACACACGCGACCTGATGGCCCTGGGCCGCGCCGACACCCTGGCCCAGCGCGCCGCCGTATGCCGCTTCTTTGGCTGGAACGATACGGGAGCACCCCTGCCGACACCGGTCGGGGAGGCAAAAGCCTAAAATCGCGGGTTCCGCCAGAAAGCCGCTACCGATGCCCGCACGCAAACTCTTCGTTACCACCGCCCTGCCGTATGCCAACGGCCATTTCCACATCGGCCACATCATGGAATACATCCAGGCCGACATCTGGGTACGCACCCAGCGCATGCTGGGCAACGCGGTGAATTTTGTCGGGGCCGACGACACGCACGGCGCCCCCATCATGATTGCTGCCGAAAAGGCGGGCAAGACTCCCCAGCAGTTCGTGGCCGACATCGCCGCCGGGCGCCAGCAGTACCTCGATGGCTTTCACATCGCATTCGACAACTGGCACAGCACGGACGCCCCCGAAAACCACCAGCTCGCGCAGGACATTTACCGCGACCTCAAGGCCAATGGCCTGATTGAAACGCGCACCATCGAGCAGTTCTTCGACCCCGAGAAGAACATGTTTCTGCCCGACCGCTTCATCAAGGGCGAGTGCCCCAAATGCCACGCCAAGGACCAATACGGCGACAACTGTGAGGTCTGCGGCGCGGTGTATGCGCCCACCGATCTGATCAACCCCTATTCCGCACTGTCGGGCGCCAAGCCCGTGCTCAAGAGCTCGGAGCATTTTTTCTTCAAGCTCTCCGACCCGCGCTGCGTGGCTTTCCTGGAAGATTGGACGCAGGACGGCCGCCTGCAGCCCGAGGTGGCCAACAAGGTGCGCGAATGGTTCACCGTGCGCACCAACCCCGACGGCAGCACCAGCGAGGGCCTGGGTGACTGGGACATCTCGCGCGATGCGCCCTACTTTGGCATCGAGATCCCCGATGCGCCGGGCAAGTACTTTTACGTCTGGCTCGATGCCCCCATTGGCTACCTGGCTTCGCTGAAAAACCTGCTCGACAAGCGTGGTGAAGACTACGACGCCTACATGGCCGATCCGGCCCTGGAGCAGTACCACTTCATTGGCAAGGACATCGTCACCTTCCACACCCTGTTCTGGCCGGCCACGCTCAAGTTCAGTGGCCGCAAGGTGCCCGATGCGGTGTTCGTACACGGCTTTCTCACCGTGAACAACGGCGAAAAGATGAGCAAGAGCCGGGGCACGGGCCTGGACCCTCTCAAGTACCTGGGCCTGGGCATGAACGCCGAATGGCTGCGCTACTACCTGGCCACCAAGCTGAGCAGCCGCAACGAAGACATCGACTTCAACGCCGACGACTTCATGGCCCGCGTCAACAGCGACCTGATCGGCAAGTACATCAACATCGCATCGCGCGCGGCCGGTTTCATCGCCAAACGTTTTGGCGGAGCCCTGGGCGAAGTCTCGGCCGATGGCGACGCGCTGCTGGAGCACCTGCGCACGGTGGCGCCCTCCATCATCGAACTGCTGGCCGAGCGCGAATATGGCAAGGCCCTGCGCGAGACCATGCTGCTGGCCGACCGGGTCAACGCCTACGTCGACCAGAACAAGCCCTGGGAGCTGGCCAAGCAGGACGGCATGGAAGAGCGCCTGCAGGACGTGTGCACTACCTGCATCGAAGCGTTCCGCCTGCTCACCATCCTGCTCAAGCCCGTGCTACCGCTCCTGGCTGCGCAGGTGGAAGCCTTCCTGAAGGTAGCGCCCTTCGACTTTGCCAGCACGCAGACCATGCTGGGCCAGGGCC is part of the Simplicispira sp. 125 genome and encodes:
- a CDS encoding patatin-like phospholipase family protein; amino-acid sequence: MPQPEAPPSTTPRTGLLLTGGGARAAYQVGVLEAIADLRLACGAGKEPNPFPIITGTSAGAINAAALACGADQFDRVVRRIVRVWSNFHAQQVYRADSLSVARSGARWLTLLSLGWVLAKWRRMRPRSLLDNAPLAKLLIKMVPLVRLPRLIRQGHLQALAVTASSYSTGDHVTFFEAGERLDPWVRSQRRAVRDRITHEHLLASSAIPFVFPATAIDVEDRTEYFGDGSMRQSAPIAAAIHLGAERILVVGAGRMHEPKTEGAPLLSNGYPSLAQIAGHALSNIFLDALSVDVERMQRINQTIALIPPEARNNSALRPIELLVIAPSQRLDAVAARHVADLPAPVRTMLGALGVTANMQDVRGAALASYLLFEQGYTRDLMALGRADTLAQRAAVCRFFGWNDTGAPLPTPVGEAKA
- the metG gene encoding methionine--tRNA ligase, whose product is MPARKLFVTTALPYANGHFHIGHIMEYIQADIWVRTQRMLGNAVNFVGADDTHGAPIMIAAEKAGKTPQQFVADIAAGRQQYLDGFHIAFDNWHSTDAPENHQLAQDIYRDLKANGLIETRTIEQFFDPEKNMFLPDRFIKGECPKCHAKDQYGDNCEVCGAVYAPTDLINPYSALSGAKPVLKSSEHFFFKLSDPRCVAFLEDWTQDGRLQPEVANKVREWFTVRTNPDGSTSEGLGDWDISRDAPYFGIEIPDAPGKYFYVWLDAPIGYLASLKNLLDKRGEDYDAYMADPALEQYHFIGKDIVTFHTLFWPATLKFSGRKVPDAVFVHGFLTVNNGEKMSKSRGTGLDPLKYLGLGMNAEWLRYYLATKLSSRNEDIDFNADDFMARVNSDLIGKYINIASRAAGFIAKRFGGALGEVSADGDALLEHLRTVAPSIIELLAEREYGKALRETMLLADRVNAYVDQNKPWELAKQDGMEERLQDVCTTCIEAFRLLTILLKPVLPLLAAQVEAFLKVAPFDFASTQTMLGQGHVIGDYKHLMQRVDAKQLEALFEPPAQAEKAQAATNTVVPGGEELAPTITIDDFAKIDLRIALIVNCEPVEGSTKLLRLTLDVGEGRTRNVFSGIASSYQPQELVGKLTVMVANLAPRKMKFGVSEGMVLAASHGDEKQNPGIHVLSPWPGATPGMRVR